A section of the Hippea sp. KM1 genome encodes:
- a CDS encoding diguanylate cyclase, which produces MKRILVCDDSSFIQKMVKRELESSFEVMIFSDGEEAYRHLKEDPNFDFAIIDGEMPNMDGWELIKKIKGELGLIDLPVVMLTASDGDYFKNQAFDLGAFDYLKKPFKQGELYDYIKVFFKSDGFSTGRVLVVEDSKLQNKTISHQLKEKSILPISAYSGEEALRLLLEGVKVDTILLDINLPGASGFEVAKALKDDSRFSWIPIIGITATKGEEGIETMKKAFESGVDDFLTKPYSMVEFYARIKANIHRGKLVEQLKEEAELDFLTKLYNRRLMFRFLKHHIELSRRNNEELSFLMIDIDKFKVVNDTYGHQTGDEVLKELANIIRANIRKTDIACRFGGEEFSVLLIDTSLKDACGVAEKIREATEKTTIDIEGSQIRITISIGVSSLKEKDDINSLIKRADDALYKAKEAGRNRSFFSDGSISAC; this is translated from the coding sequence ATGAAGAGAATACTGGTTTGTGATGACAGCTCTTTCATACAGAAAATGGTCAAAAGGGAACTCGAAAGCTCATTTGAGGTTATGATCTTCTCAGACGGTGAGGAGGCATACAGACACCTTAAAGAGGATCCAAACTTCGATTTTGCAATAATAGACGGTGAGATGCCGAATATGGACGGCTGGGAGCTAATCAAAAAGATAAAAGGCGAATTAGGGCTCATAGATCTGCCTGTGGTTATGCTTACAGCCAGCGATGGGGACTATTTTAAGAATCAGGCATTCGATCTTGGAGCCTTCGATTACCTAAAAAAACCGTTTAAACAGGGTGAGCTTTACGATTACATAAAGGTATTTTTCAAATCCGACGGATTCTCCACAGGAAGGGTTTTGGTGGTTGAGGATTCGAAGCTTCAGAATAAAACCATATCCCATCAGCTAAAGGAAAAGAGCATACTGCCCATAAGCGCATACAGCGGTGAGGAGGCCTTAAGGCTTTTGCTTGAAGGGGTTAAGGTTGACACGATACTGTTGGACATCAATCTGCCCGGGGCAAGCGGGTTTGAGGTGGCCAAAGCCCTAAAAGACGATTCGAGGTTTAGCTGGATCCCCATAATAGGCATCACGGCAACAAAGGGAGAAGAAGGCATAGAAACAATGAAAAAGGCATTCGAGAGCGGGGTTGACGATTTCCTTACAAAACCATACTCGATGGTGGAGTTCTATGCAAGAATCAAGGCCAACATACACAGGGGAAAACTCGTTGAGCAGCTGAAAGAGGAAGCCGAGCTGGATTTTCTAACAAAGCTGTATAACCGCAGGCTGATGTTTAGATTCCTAAAACACCACATAGAGTTAAGCAGGAGAAACAACGAAGAGCTATCGTTTTTAATGATAGACATAGACAAATTTAAAGTGGTTAACGACACCTATGGACACCAGACAGGCGACGAGGTTTTAAAGGAACTTGCCAATATCATAAGGGCAAACATCAGGAAAACCGATATTGCCTGCAGGTTTGGCGGGGAGGAATTTTCCGTTCTCCTGATAGATACATCCCTAAAGGATGCCTGCGGTGTGGCAGAAAAGATAAGAGAGGCAACAGAAAAGACAACAATAGACATAGAGGGCAGTCAAATACGCATAACCATCTCGATAGGCGTTTCATCGTTAAAGGAGAAAGATGATATAAATAGCCTCATAAAGAGGGCCGATGATGCCCTGTATAAGGCCAAAGAGGCAGGCCGAAACAGAAGCTTTTTTAGTGATGGTTCCATTTCGGCCTGCTAA